One genomic region from Frateuria soli encodes:
- a CDS encoding TonB-dependent receptor plug domain-containing protein, whose translation MKKVVQRGLRRLPLAVAVIAALQVVPVFAQDQSPSPAQSTESTGQPSTTEKAKNLETITVTGSLLKRPEYETTAPVQVIEIENNIAAGQFDTADFLQTSAAAAGSTQINGQFGGYIVEGGTGVQTVNLRGLGANRTLILLDGQRPGPAGVRGQVGAFDLNVIPQVILSRIEIVKDGSSSIYGSDALSGVVNLITKKNIDRPEMTFAASVPQHGGGEQYTGSFGTGWNFKNGSVVAAVQLDKLEALELGDRDFLKCNRDMVWGTDGQRIDREDRSILAGSSLAGCNNLYANSIIWYLNSRVRYVPSADGSTVGPFPGYHPRPYPTPRYDTNGQAYYEDVLNYPFMNDAYVINQRKRASVYAATDFSFGSVNWKTQWLFNHRESKDHSYRQFFPLVSDGPMQPDLSNVYEPIMPFPDDGTEKVNYLYGTTKLEGLFSSTDSWSWEVNAGYSRSSGDYTHRDIDVAKTGDLSYDDSGEASVDYFDPGILSGERMGDLVNAIGAWNTGHTLYTQATANALLTGNLFTLPAGDVASAFGVEYRHYKIDDVPSDFTLASRAWGYTSAQRTHGTDNVREIFGEVDVPLLKGIPAIESLSVNMSGRVFKYGSVDSRDQVWKTGLNWQITPTFRIRGTLGTSYRAPGLYELYLGDQTGFQSQTTIDPCILWGDSTNDRLRANCAAAGIPADYSAGGASSATIHSGGGKGHLEAETSRAKSLGFAWSPDFANLNLAVDYFDYDVRGEITNLDAGDVISGCYLSSVYPNSFCDQIVRKPSSDPSTPFMITDVYGSYININRERTRGYDLQVNYAKDFSFGKLSADAQVTYTIEDTTLLFSTAEASGFSRENQVGFIGRPKTVGISDLSLERGDWTFAWQGRYVSTTSAMDLDPTFNYSGYAGATRDIKAGWQLLHSVSVAYEKGHWGAMFGVRNLFDKKPDQISASAGTVIGNTPLYASQYDWYGRTFFARLNYKF comes from the coding sequence ATGAAAAAGGTTGTCCAACGCGGGCTCCGTCGCCTGCCGCTGGCAGTAGCTGTCATTGCCGCACTGCAGGTCGTGCCCGTGTTCGCACAGGACCAGTCGCCCTCGCCGGCGCAGTCCACCGAATCGACCGGCCAGCCCTCCACGACGGAGAAGGCAAAGAACCTGGAAACGATTACGGTCACCGGCTCGCTGCTGAAGCGGCCCGAGTACGAGACCACCGCCCCGGTGCAGGTGATCGAGATCGAGAACAACATTGCCGCCGGCCAGTTCGACACGGCCGACTTCCTGCAGACCTCGGCTGCCGCGGCCGGCTCCACGCAGATCAACGGCCAGTTCGGCGGTTACATCGTCGAAGGCGGCACCGGCGTGCAGACGGTCAACCTGCGCGGCCTCGGCGCCAACCGCACGCTGATCCTGCTCGATGGCCAGCGGCCGGGTCCGGCGGGCGTGCGCGGCCAGGTGGGCGCGTTCGACCTCAACGTCATTCCGCAGGTGATCCTGTCGCGCATCGAGATCGTCAAGGACGGTTCGTCCTCGATCTACGGTTCCGACGCGCTGTCGGGCGTGGTCAATCTGATCACCAAGAAGAACATCGATCGTCCGGAGATGACCTTCGCGGCGAGCGTGCCGCAGCATGGCGGTGGCGAGCAGTACACCGGCTCGTTCGGCACCGGCTGGAACTTCAAGAACGGCAGCGTCGTGGCCGCCGTGCAGCTGGACAAGCTGGAGGCCCTGGAACTGGGCGACCGCGACTTCCTCAAGTGCAACCGGGACATGGTCTGGGGCACGGACGGACAGCGGATCGATCGCGAGGACCGCTCGATTCTCGCGGGCTCCTCGCTCGCGGGCTGCAACAACCTCTACGCCAACTCGATCATCTGGTACCTCAATTCGCGCGTCCGTTACGTGCCCTCGGCGGACGGCAGCACCGTCGGCCCGTTCCCGGGCTACCACCCGCGTCCGTACCCCACGCCCCGCTACGACACCAACGGCCAGGCGTACTACGAGGACGTGCTGAACTACCCGTTCATGAACGACGCCTACGTCATCAACCAGCGCAAGCGCGCCAGCGTCTACGCGGCGACCGACTTCAGCTTCGGCAGCGTGAACTGGAAGACGCAGTGGCTGTTCAACCACCGCGAGAGCAAGGACCACTCCTACCGCCAGTTCTTCCCGCTGGTCTCCGATGGCCCGATGCAGCCGGACCTGTCCAACGTGTACGAGCCGATCATGCCGTTCCCGGACGACGGCACGGAGAAGGTCAACTACCTCTACGGCACCACCAAGCTGGAAGGCCTGTTCTCCTCGACCGACAGCTGGTCGTGGGAAGTCAATGCCGGCTACAGCCGTTCGAGCGGCGATTACACGCATCGCGACATCGACGTGGCCAAGACCGGCGACCTGAGCTACGACGATTCGGGTGAGGCCTCGGTCGACTACTTCGATCCGGGCATCCTGAGCGGCGAGCGCATGGGCGACCTGGTCAACGCCATCGGCGCCTGGAATACCGGCCACACGCTGTACACCCAGGCCACGGCCAATGCGCTGCTGACCGGCAACCTGTTCACGCTTCCGGCAGGCGACGTCGCCTCAGCCTTCGGTGTGGAATACCGCCACTACAAGATCGACGACGTGCCGAGCGACTTCACCCTCGCCTCCAGGGCCTGGGGCTACACCTCGGCGCAACGGACCCACGGCACGGACAACGTGCGCGAGATCTTCGGCGAGGTGGACGTGCCGCTGCTGAAGGGCATCCCGGCCATCGAGTCGCTCTCGGTCAACATGTCCGGGCGTGTCTTCAAGTACGGCTCGGTGGACAGCCGCGACCAGGTCTGGAAGACCGGTCTGAACTGGCAGATCACCCCGACCTTCCGCATCCGCGGCACGCTCGGCACCTCCTACCGCGCACCTGGCCTGTACGAGCTGTACCTGGGCGACCAGACCGGCTTCCAGTCGCAGACGACCATCGACCCGTGCATCCTGTGGGGCGACAGCACCAACGACCGCCTGCGTGCCAACTGCGCGGCCGCCGGCATCCCCGCCGACTACTCGGCCGGCGGTGCCTCGTCGGCCACGATCCACTCCGGTGGCGGCAAGGGCCATCTGGAAGCGGAGACCTCGCGCGCCAAGTCGCTGGGCTTCGCCTGGTCGCCGGACTTCGCCAACCTCAACCTGGCCGTCGACTACTTCGACTACGACGTGCGTGGCGAGATCACCAACCTGGATGCAGGCGACGTCATTTCCGGCTGCTATCTGTCGTCGGTGTACCCGAACTCGTTCTGCGACCAGATCGTCCGCAAGCCGTCCAGCGATCCGTCGACGCCGTTCATGATCACGGACGTCTATGGTTCCTACATCAACATCAACCGTGAGCGGACCCGCGGCTACGACCTTCAGGTCAACTACGCGAAGGACTTCTCGTTCGGCAAGCTCTCGGCCGATGCGCAGGTGACGTACACGATCGAGGACACCACCCTGCTGTTTTCCACGGCCGAGGCCAGCGGCTTCAGCCGGGAGAACCAGGTCGGCTTCATCGGTCGTCCGAAGACCGTCGGCATCAGCGACCTGAGCCTGGAACGCGGCGACTGGACGTTCGCCTGGCAGGGCCGCTACGTGAGCACGACGTCCGCGATGGACCTGGACCCCACCTTCAACTACTCCGGTTACGCGGGCGCCACACGCGACATCAAGGCAGGCTGGCAGCTGCTCCACAGCGTGTCCGTGGCCTACGAGAAGGGGCACTGGGGAGCGATGTTCGGCGTGCGCAATCTGTTCGACAAAAAGCCGGACCAGATCTCCGCGAGCGCGGGTACCGTGATCGGCAACACGCCGCTCTACGCCTCGCAGTACGACTGGTACGGCCGCACGTTCTTTGCCCGCCTGAACTACAAGTTCTAG